ACAATCAGTAACTTACTGTAGGCGGTTTCTTCTCTCACTTAAACCTATATGATGGTCTTGTCGTTTTGCTGCCCAACCCATACATTTGAGCAAAATGAGCAACCAAAGGATAACCATTTATGACATTGCTAAAGAGTTAGGAATATCAGCAAGTTATATATCAAAAGCTCTTAATGGTAAGCCGGGTGTCAGCAAACAGGTACGCGAACTTGTTTTGCAAACAGCTGCAAAGATGAACTATAAGAATAATATCTATGCGGCTAATCTGCGCCATGGGCACTCACGAACGATAGGTGTTATAATCCCTCATATCAACCAGAGTTTTTTTTCGGATGCTATTGCGGGGATTGAACTGGCATGCTCGGAGAATAACCATAACCTGATAATATGCCAGTCTCACGATTTATCTGAACTGGAAGCCCGGGCCATAGAATCTTTAATTCGTTATAATGTTGATTGTATCCTGATCTCTGTTTCTGCAGAAACGGAATCACCTGCCTTGCTTGAGCAGATTATCAGTCATAATATCCGGCTGATCCAGTTTGACAGGGTGATCGAATCAGTTGATAGTTATAAAGTTCTTAATGATAACCGCGAAATCTCTTATAACGCGGCAGTATGCCTGATAAAAGAGAAATTCAGTAAAATCGCTTTCATCGGAGGCCCTCCTGCTGTAAACGTTTTCCGGGACAGGAAGGAGGGATATTTAAAAGCCATGAAGGACTTCTCTTTAAATGTACCTCCAAACTTTATCGTCGAAGGAAGATTAGGCAAGGAAAAGGCCTGTGAAACGGCAATCCAGTTGTTAAGTCTTAGTGATCCCCCGGATGCTTTTTTTACAGTATCTGACCATCAGGCGCTCGGTGTGGCTATGGCTCTCAAAAAGTTAAATATAGATAAAAACAAAGTGGGGCTGTTCGGATTTGCGAATGAAAGTTTTGGAGAGCTTTTAAGTCCTTCGCTTTCTTCAGTTGATCAGAAAAGCACCGCCATGGGATATGAAGCCGCCATGCTTTACTTTAGTGAGATGCTCAATGGTAAGGAGCTTGTTAAAGCCAGCAAAACAAAGATTATCGAAAGCGAACTAGTTATCCGGGAGAGCTCTAAAAGGATGCATCAGGCATAATCCAGAAGATGCATCCTTTTTAAATTTGCTTTTTTAATTCTAAAGTTCCACTATGGCCTTTATTACACCTGTTGCGGGATTGAGCCAGCTTTCAAACTGTTCTTTAACGCTGTCAAAATTAACCCTGTGCGTGATGTAGGTTTTTGGATCCACAAGGCCTTGTTTCATGGAGGAGATGACATGTTCGAAGTCTTCCCGCGTGGCGTTGCGGCTGCTCATTAATGTTCCTTCTCTTTTATGAAATTCGGGATGGCTGAACGAAATTTCACCTTTTTGCAAACCGATGAGTACAAAACGGGCGCCATGGGCCATGTATTGAAAAGCATTATTAATTGCCTTCTGACTACCAGTAGCATCAATCACTACAGTAGGCATGTCGCCGTTTGTAATTTCCCACAGTTGCTCAGTAACGTTGGGAGAAAGGGCGTTAACGGTATGCTCCACTTTCAATCGGTCCTTACAGAACTGGAGGCGTTCGTTGTTGATATCGAGGGCGATCACATTACCGCCTGAAATACGTGCGAATTCCATTGTTCCCAGTCCTATCGGTCCCGCGCCAATCACTAGAACAAACTCACCTTTCTGCACGCCTGCCCTGCGAACTCCATGCGCACCGATAGCCAGAGGCTCAACTAAAGCAAGCTCATCAAAAGTTAGTCCTTCTCCATGAAGCAAAGATGCAGAAGGTACAGACAGGTATTCGGCCATGCCTCCGTCAACGTGTACTCCACAAACGTTTATATCCGTACAGCAGTTAGGTTTGCCGTTCCTGCAGGCCACGCATTTACCGCAATTAAAATACGGTATAAAGCTAACGCGTTCTCCTGTTTCAAACCCTTCGGCTGCGTCAGCCTCGACGAGTTCGCCTGCAAGTTCATGACCAAGAATCCGCGGATAGCTAAAAAACGGCTGTGTTCCCTCGAATGCATGGAGATCAGTTCCGCATATCCCTATCCTTTTGATTTTTATTATTGCTTTTCCCTCCTCCAGAACCGGCTTGTCTTTCTCACAATAATCAAACTGTCCTGGTGTTGTACAAACTAAAGCTTTCATGTATATATTCTTAAAATATTTTATCGATGTTCCAGTGCAGGCATCAATTTATATGTCTACAAATAATTATATTCTTTTGAGATTAGCCCTTTTTCTTTCATAGCCTTCCAGAATGGCGCTGGGACTACCTCATAGGCCATTCCTATATTTTCTTTTACTCTTTTAGGATTTGTAGTATTTAACGCAATGCTTACAACTCCCGGTGCACTCAGTGCAAACTGTACGCATGCAGTAGCAGGTTTTATGTTAAACTCCCGGCATAATTCAAAAAACTCATCCCTCCATTTAAATATCTCTTTATGCTCGTTGGCATCTGGTTTAATTAGTTTATAGTCGTAATAGTCGCCTCCGGTAAGGAATCCAGCATGAAAAACAGCGGAATTGATAATCTTAACTCCATCCAGTTTTAGTTTTTCCATGAAATTGAGCAGTTCGGGCGGATGATTTTTAATTGTCATGCTGTTGGCAATCATTACCCAGTCCAGCTTGATATCTGCATATATCCTCTCAATAGCTTTCCAGCTCTTTGCTCCAACTCCTACCAATACCTGATGAGTTTTTTTCAGACTTAAGAGGGCTTTATACGCTTCCAGGATATCCTGATATAACTTATCCTCTTCGGCAGAGGTTCGGGCAATAGCGAGGTATTCGTCGGGATCGTGAACTGATATTAATTGAGGAGTATATTTTCCTAGTAATAGGTTTCCTTGCCTGAAGCATTCCAGGATTCCTTCGTAGCTGATTTTTTGTACAGCGTCAAATTTAAGGTCTTTCCATACTCCTGGCTCGAAAGTTGGTTCGGGAGTCTTCAGATTTGTTCGGTACCAGCCCAGCTTGTTACTGATGATAACTGATTCGGGCGATACATTTAAGTTGTCAAGACAATTACCCAATGATTCGAGTGCGAGTCCGGCGCCATATTTGCCTGCCGAGTCAAATACAACTGTTCCCTGCGAATTTCTAACACACTCACCTACAATTTCTTCTTTTACCTCATAAGGGAGTGCTGTGTACAAATTCCCAAGGGCACTTGTCCCAAAAATTACCCTTGGCAGAGTAATATCTTTCTGTTTTGTATGTGGTGTCATTAATGAGCTGTTGAAAGTTTAATGTTCTTTACATTGATATTCTTCAACGCAAAGTAGAAGATCACCAGGAAGCATGCAGCTGGCACCAGGTAAGCTATCTGGATATTGCTGATGTCGGAAACAGCTCCCATAATTACCGGAAAAATGGCGCCGCCTACAATAGACATGATCAGCAGGGAAGAACCTTCCTTGGTTTTGGTACCGAGGCCCCGTATTGCCAATGAGAAGATAGTCGGGAACATGATTGACATGAAGAACTCAACGCCAACAAGCGCATATACCGAAAACTTGCCATGACTCAGAACGGCTGTTATCAGCAGGACTATGTTTAAAATGCTGTAGATAGCCAGTAACTTAGCAGGAGATATGAAACGCATCAGCGCGGTTCCTATAAATCGCCCCACCATAAATCCTAACAGAGCTCCTGACAGGAAGTATGCTGCCGATTTCTCCTGTATGCCAGCAACTCTTTCGGAGAAGCGGATGAAGAAACTGCTTACGCACACCTGTGCGCCTACGTAAAAAAACTGGGCTACTACTCCCGCCATCAGGTTTTTCTCTTTAAATATAGAGCCTTCTACTTCCATAGAGTCATCTTCGGCGATTTCGGGAAGCGATGTCCTCCATAATAAGATAGCGATAACCAGAACTACGACACCTATAATAATAAAGGGCGTTTGAACCGAAGTGGCTTCGTGATTAAGATATTGATTTAACTGTTCGGCCGACATGGCTTTTTCTTCAGCGGCAGACAGCGATTTGCCCGATAAAATATACGTTCCGCCAATTAAGGGTGCCAGAAATGCTGCCAGACCATTAAATGATTGCGCAAAGTTTAACCGTTGGGTTGAACTTTCGGGACTGCCCAATACAGTAACGTAGGGATTAGCCGCAGTTTCGAGGAAAGTAAGTCCGCTGGCAATAATAAACAATGCAACGAGGAAGAAAGCATAATCGCGGGTAGCTGCAGCCGGATAAAATAAGAATGCCCCGGCAGAGAAAAGCAGTAGTCCAAGTATTATTCCTCCTTTATACCCATAGCGTTTCATAAATCTGCCA
The window above is part of the Arcticibacter tournemirensis genome. Proteins encoded here:
- a CDS encoding LacI family DNA-binding transcriptional regulator, producing the protein MSNQRITIYDIAKELGISASYISKALNGKPGVSKQVRELVLQTAAKMNYKNNIYAANLRHGHSRTIGVIIPHINQSFFSDAIAGIELACSENNHNLIICQSHDLSELEARAIESLIRYNVDCILISVSAETESPALLEQIISHNIRLIQFDRVIESVDSYKVLNDNREISYNAAVCLIKEKFSKIAFIGGPPAVNVFRDRKEGYLKAMKDFSLNVPPNFIVEGRLGKEKACETAIQLLSLSDPPDAFFTVSDHQALGVAMALKKLNIDKNKVGLFGFANESFGELLSPSLSSVDQKSTAMGYEAAMLYFSEMLNGKELVKASKTKIIESELVIRESSKRMHQA
- a CDS encoding zinc-binding alcohol dehydrogenase family protein; amino-acid sequence: MKALVCTTPGQFDYCEKDKPVLEEGKAIIKIKRIGICGTDLHAFEGTQPFFSYPRILGHELAGELVEADAAEGFETGERVSFIPYFNCGKCVACRNGKPNCCTDINVCGVHVDGGMAEYLSVPSASLLHGEGLTFDELALVEPLAIGAHGVRRAGVQKGEFVLVIGAGPIGLGTMEFARISGGNVIALDINNERLQFCKDRLKVEHTVNALSPNVTEQLWEITNGDMPTVVIDATGSQKAINNAFQYMAHGARFVLIGLQKGEISFSHPEFHKREGTLMSSRNATREDFEHVISSMKQGLVDPKTYITHRVNFDSVKEQFESWLNPATGVIKAIVEL
- a CDS encoding aldo/keto reductase; this encodes MTPHTKQKDITLPRVIFGTSALGNLYTALPYEVKEEIVGECVRNSQGTVVFDSAGKYGAGLALESLGNCLDNLNVSPESVIISNKLGWYRTNLKTPEPTFEPGVWKDLKFDAVQKISYEGILECFRQGNLLLGKYTPQLISVHDPDEYLAIARTSAEEDKLYQDILEAYKALLSLKKTHQVLVGVGAKSWKAIERIYADIKLDWVMIANSMTIKNHPPELLNFMEKLKLDGVKIINSAVFHAGFLTGGDYYDYKLIKPDANEHKEIFKWRDEFFELCREFNIKPATACVQFALSAPGVVSIALNTTNPKRVKENIGMAYEVVPAPFWKAMKEKGLISKEYNYL
- the fucP gene encoding L-fucose:H+ symporter permease → MPKLNQQQFAFILITSLFFLWGFALNLNPILIPHLKKACQLSDSQSAFIDSASYIAYFLLAIPAGRFMKRYGYKGGIILGLLLFSAGAFLFYPAAATRDYAFFLVALFIIASGLTFLETAANPYVTVLGSPESSTQRLNFAQSFNGLAAFLAPLIGGTYILSGKSLSAAEEKAMSAEQLNQYLNHEATSVQTPFIIIGVVVLVIAILLWRTSLPEIAEDDSMEVEGSIFKEKNLMAGVVAQFFYVGAQVCVSSFFIRFSERVAGIQEKSAAYFLSGALLGFMVGRFIGTALMRFISPAKLLAIYSILNIVLLITAVLSHGKFSVYALVGVEFFMSIMFPTIFSLAIRGLGTKTKEGSSLLIMSIVGGAIFPVIMGAVSDISNIQIAYLVPAACFLVIFYFALKNINVKNIKLSTAH